One Candidatus Methanoperedens sp. DNA segment encodes these proteins:
- a CDS encoding IS256 family transposase has translation MAKLFTREQAREWLRENNLKDGKSIENAFIAEIKGVLQEALEEEITNELGYSRYDWKNKNTDNSRNGHSKKTVKSQFGNMELNIPRDTNGVFEPIIVKKHERTISSELEGMITSLFAQGVSNRDIQSHMNKIYGLDVSAEMVTRITDKILPIAKEWQSRQLNELYPIIYLDGIVFNVNQDGHVIKKTAYVVFAINV, from the coding sequence ATGGCAAAATTGTTTACAAGAGAACAAGCGAGAGAATGGCTTAGGGAAAATAATCTGAAAGATGGAAAAAGCATCGAGAATGCATTTATTGCCGAGATAAAAGGCGTTCTTCAAGAAGCTTTGGAAGAAGAAATAACCAATGAACTTGGCTATTCCAGATATGATTGGAAAAACAAGAACACTGACAATTCCAGGAATGGCCATTCTAAAAAGACCGTCAAAAGTCAATTTGGAAATATGGAACTGAATATCCCACGGGACACAAATGGCGTATTTGAGCCCATCATTGTCAAAAAACATGAAAGAACAATATCAAGCGAGCTTGAAGGGATGATCACTTCTCTATTTGCTCAGGGTGTTAGCAACCGGGATATCCAATCTCATATGAATAAAATATATGGCCTTGATGTATCTGCCGAAATGGTAACGAGAATAACTGACAAGATCCTGCCAATTGCAAAGGAGTGGCAGAGCAGGCAATTGAATGAACTATATCCTATCATCTACCTTGATGGTATCGTATTCAATGTTAACCAGGATGGTCATGTTATCAAGAAAACAGCATATGTCGTCTTTGCAATAAATGTGGA